The proteins below are encoded in one region of Arthrobacter sp. CJ23:
- a CDS encoding MFS transporter translates to MDAISMDALPSSPSPSRVKNNPEGLPTKVVAGVSLGVLAFTFMLNAMDRQVFAPLLSTISTEYGFNLQAGGLLATIFTLGMAVAGIPAGFLVERFSRKTVLIVSIVVYSLGTMATPLASSWGDMALYRIISGLGEGMQAAALFAAVGAFFHNRRGLALGVLGFAFGLGATFGPPLGVMFAGHFGSWRAPFFIFGLLGLVIAVVAMFVVSPKFTERAISMTGAEGSYDYMPAKAYNRNSMAIAAASGCGALALYGFLGLYPTFLTTQLHVSTGEAALALSFVGIGGVAGLFGGWIGDRINQRTLLMVSLVVMAVIGVLIYVVQASFVWQCVFACLMGIFGTGVFFPNTNSAIQRAVRPHQVGRAAGLFVTCYYGSAAFSGLLFAALVPMLGWQGAGLLQVTALPLVAAAIMVIVRPSLFNNAARAATH, encoded by the coding sequence ATGGATGCGATCTCGATGGATGCACTCCCGTCCAGCCCTTCACCGTCCCGTGTAAAGAACAACCCTGAGGGCCTGCCCACAAAGGTGGTGGCCGGCGTTTCGCTTGGGGTGCTGGCGTTCACGTTCATGCTCAATGCGATGGACCGGCAGGTCTTTGCGCCCCTGTTGAGCACCATCAGCACGGAATACGGATTCAACCTGCAAGCCGGCGGACTGCTGGCCACAATCTTCACCCTGGGGATGGCCGTCGCAGGCATTCCCGCAGGGTTCCTGGTGGAGCGCTTCTCACGCAAGACGGTCTTGATAGTCAGCATTGTGGTCTATTCCCTAGGCACGATGGCTACGCCGCTGGCATCCTCGTGGGGCGATATGGCCCTGTACCGGATCATCTCGGGTCTAGGGGAAGGGATGCAGGCCGCCGCACTGTTCGCCGCGGTGGGCGCGTTCTTCCATAATCGTCGCGGCCTCGCCTTGGGCGTCTTGGGCTTCGCGTTCGGTCTGGGTGCGACGTTCGGTCCGCCACTGGGTGTCATGTTCGCCGGCCATTTTGGGTCATGGCGAGCCCCGTTCTTCATTTTCGGGCTGCTCGGCCTGGTGATCGCGGTGGTCGCCATGTTTGTGGTCAGCCCAAAGTTCACTGAGCGGGCCATCAGCATGACCGGCGCCGAGGGCTCCTACGACTACATGCCGGCCAAGGCCTACAACCGCAACTCCATGGCGATCGCTGCCGCCTCCGGGTGCGGTGCCCTCGCCCTGTATGGGTTCCTGGGTCTCTACCCGACGTTCCTGACGACTCAGCTTCACGTATCCACCGGAGAGGCCGCATTGGCGCTCAGCTTCGTAGGCATTGGAGGCGTGGCAGGGCTGTTCGGCGGCTGGATCGGTGATCGGATCAACCAGAGGACCCTGTTGATGGTTTCCTTGGTCGTGATGGCGGTAATCGGTGTGTTGATCTACGTAGTGCAGGCATCGTTCGTCTGGCAGTGTGTCTTCGCCTGCTTGATGGGTATCTTCGGTACCGGTGTCTTCTTCCCCAACACCAACAGTGCGATCCAGCGGGCGGTCCGTCCGCACCAAGTCGGGCGAGCCGCCGGTCTGTTCGTCACTTGCTACTACGGCTCGGCCGCCTTCTCGGGGCTGCTGTTCGCGGCGCTGGTGCCGATGCTCGGCTGGCAGGGAGCCGGCTTGCTGCAGGTCACGGCGCTGCCCCTGGTGGCCGCCGCGATCATGGTAATCGTGCGGCCCTCCCTATTCAACAACGCGGCCCGCGCGGCCACCCACTGA
- a CDS encoding carboxymuconolactone decarboxylase family protein: MSRVPSLSRDDAASVHQQPLWDRLEAERKLPTANIFRSLANAPVLLDAFLSYANAMRDGSLLSPKLRELAILSVGHASGSEYEIAHHQSHGRKAGLTDEQLAAVADGASPESFNEAERAVIALARESTTKVHVSDATWADAAKHLDDQQMVELTLTIAWYNSGVRIMGLLDIELEDGYRK; the protein is encoded by the coding sequence ATGTCCCGAGTTCCCTCCCTGTCCCGCGACGACGCAGCTTCGGTCCACCAGCAGCCGCTGTGGGATCGCCTCGAGGCCGAGCGCAAACTGCCGACCGCCAACATCTTCCGCTCGCTGGCCAACGCCCCCGTTCTGCTCGACGCGTTCTTGTCCTACGCCAACGCCATGCGTGACGGCTCACTGCTGAGCCCGAAGCTGCGCGAGCTGGCGATCCTGTCGGTCGGCCACGCCAGCGGCTCGGAGTACGAGATCGCCCACCACCAGTCGCACGGACGCAAGGCCGGTCTCACAGACGAGCAGCTGGCCGCTGTGGCGGACGGCGCGAGCCCGGAGTCGTTCAACGAGGCCGAACGTGCCGTGATAGCCCTGGCACGCGAATCGACCACCAAGGTGCACGTGTCCGATGCCACCTGGGCGGACGCGGCCAAACACCTCGACGACCAGCAGATGGTGGAGCTCACGCTGACCATCGCCTGGTACAACTCCGGCGTACGAATCATGGGTCTGCTCGACATTGAGCTCGAGGACGGCTACCGCAAGTAA
- a CDS encoding VOC family protein yields MLPPVDLRPPFNITRTSHLRLNVADLAESRDFYTRVLGLVVTEEDESTVYLRGLAEACHHSLVLEKSRDGGTARRIGFRVFFEEDLDEAYRYFRDRGLPAEWVQMPHQGRTLHVSDPVGTPLELCATMETRPRLHINFEQYQGAHAQRLDHFQLLTPDVYELCAFYSALGFRNSEYLEYGDDLVGAFMYRKGTCLDLAMVPGDGPSLHHFAYTVSESHDIFTACDFAGILGYGDQVERGPGRHGPGGMLFAYLRDPDGHRVEVFNSHYQTIDLETEPVRWDAASVSTNARWGLPALEQWYFEASPFNDVPLKSPAVRPAPMTLEKFLSTPQPR; encoded by the coding sequence ATGCTGCCACCGGTCGATCTGCGCCCCCCGTTCAACATCACCCGAACCAGCCATCTGCGCCTTAATGTCGCCGACCTGGCCGAGAGCCGCGACTTCTACACCAGGGTCCTCGGCCTGGTGGTGACCGAGGAGGACGAGTCAACCGTCTACCTGCGCGGCCTGGCCGAGGCCTGTCACCACAGCCTCGTGCTGGAAAAAAGCCGCGACGGCGGCACGGCCCGCCGGATCGGATTCCGCGTCTTCTTCGAGGAGGACCTGGACGAGGCCTACCGCTACTTCCGCGACCGCGGCCTCCCCGCCGAGTGGGTGCAGATGCCGCACCAAGGCCGCACCCTGCATGTCTCCGACCCGGTCGGGACGCCACTGGAGCTGTGCGCAACCATGGAGACCCGGCCCCGGCTGCACATCAACTTCGAGCAGTACCAAGGCGCCCACGCCCAGCGGCTGGACCACTTCCAACTGCTCACACCCGACGTCTATGAGTTGTGCGCGTTCTACAGCGCACTGGGATTCCGCAACTCCGAGTACCTGGAGTACGGCGACGATCTGGTAGGCGCCTTCATGTACCGCAAGGGCACCTGCCTTGACCTGGCCATGGTGCCCGGCGACGGCCCAAGCCTGCACCATTTCGCCTACACCGTCTCCGAGAGCCATGACATCTTCACCGCCTGCGACTTCGCCGGCATCTTGGGCTACGGCGACCAGGTGGAGCGCGGCCCCGGCCGCCACGGCCCGGGCGGCATGCTCTTCGCGTACCTTCGCGATCCGGACGGCCATCGCGTCGAGGTCTTCAACAGCCACTACCAGACCATAGATCTCGAGACCGAACCCGTGCGCTGGGACGCCGCATCGGTCAGCACCAACGCTCGCTGGGGGCTCCCCGCCCTGGAGCAGTGGTACTTCGAGGCCTCGCCCTTCAACGACGTCCCCCTGAAGTCGCCGGCCGTCCGTCCTGCCCCGATGACACTGGAGAAGTTCCTGTCCACCCCCCAGCCCCGCTGA
- a CDS encoding LacI family DNA-binding transcriptional regulator, with product MVTTKDIAAHLQLSVSTVGRALANDTRISEQTKVRVREAASELGYVGNHAARMMRGASSNVVGLVIPDIRNSFYNTIAHELSAIMAGEDYQLMLAETFDDRLIERRHLRELSASRAAGVVIAPTPAPHSDSVNLLRGMPHVQLLRRHSSLGAHWFGLDDRRALQDATTHLLDLGHTRIAYIGPPADLPTGRERLEGYRLALRDRGVSPRSNLVELGPPASPEHAQEAVRRLLNLPGPPTAIVLGSVLHTVGVLDGLLEMGVDVPTELSVVGFGDQSGFSWWGPGLTTISLPIGDVASSCGLWFIRRLNNPPTGNDPYESTSVGWLLPRGSTAAPPAATRERSA from the coding sequence ATGGTCACGACCAAGGATATCGCTGCACATCTGCAGCTGTCAGTCTCCACCGTCGGTCGAGCGCTGGCGAATGACACCCGCATCAGCGAGCAGACCAAGGTCCGCGTCCGGGAGGCGGCCTCCGAGCTGGGTTACGTGGGCAACCATGCCGCCCGGATGATGCGGGGCGCCTCAAGCAATGTTGTGGGGCTGGTCATCCCCGATATTCGCAACAGCTTCTACAACACCATCGCGCACGAACTATCCGCGATCATGGCTGGCGAGGATTACCAGCTGATGCTGGCCGAGACGTTCGACGATCGCCTCATCGAGCGGCGCCACCTGCGCGAGCTGTCCGCCAGCCGTGCGGCGGGCGTGGTGATCGCACCGACCCCGGCCCCACACAGTGATTCGGTCAACCTGCTGCGGGGTATGCCGCACGTCCAGTTGCTGCGAAGGCACTCGTCCTTGGGCGCGCACTGGTTCGGTCTCGATGATCGCCGGGCGCTGCAAGACGCTACGACGCATCTGCTGGATCTGGGCCACACCCGGATCGCATACATCGGCCCGCCGGCCGACCTGCCCACCGGCCGGGAACGACTCGAGGGCTACCGCCTGGCCCTGCGCGACCGGGGCGTTTCGCCGCGCTCCAACCTGGTCGAACTCGGCCCTCCGGCCTCGCCCGAGCACGCTCAAGAGGCAGTCCGTCGCTTGCTGAACTTGCCGGGCCCACCAACCGCCATAGTCCTGGGGTCCGTCCTGCACACCGTCGGCGTGCTGGACGGCCTGCTGGAGATGGGAGTCGACGTCCCCACGGAGCTGTCCGTCGTCGGCTTCGGCGATCAGAGCGGGTTCTCCTGGTGGGGACCCGGCCTGACCACCATCAGTCTCCCCATCGGCGACGTGGCCAGCTCCTGCGGGCTCTGGTTCATCCGCCGACTCAACAACCCGCCGACCGGCAACGACCCCTACGAGTCGACGTCGGTGGGCTGGCTTTTGCCGCGCGGCAGCACTGCCGCACCCCCGGCGGCGACGCGCGAGCGCTCCGCCTGA
- a CDS encoding CaiB/BaiF CoA-transferase family protein: MTADSQDPPLGALTGIVVADFSRVLAAPYATMLFGDLGADVIKVERPGSGDDTRHWGPPFTDDHEATYFLSVNRNKRSFTADMSEQADHDDLVELIRRADVLIENFRPGTMARHGLSYEQLAAINPRLVYCSVTGFGSEGAAAALPGYDLLVQAVGGLMSVTGPGPGEPVKAGVALVDVLTGLHAAIGVLAALRARETTGRGQLVEVNLLSTLLSSMVNQSVGYTAGGAVPGILGNRHPSIAPYQLFPTSDRPVVIAVGNDRQFAQLCAALGIPEAGNDPRFATNTARVAHIDELDRTIAARTVEQTAAHWYRVLSAHGIPCGPVNDISQAFAMASELGLTARITVGTDQDSVDLAANPITLSDTPVSYLRRPPRLGQHADEVRAWLNGPPAIEPPQHHHSINNQPMGAHQ, encoded by the coding sequence ATGACTGCTGATTCGCAAGATCCGCCTCTCGGCGCCCTGACGGGGATCGTCGTCGCCGATTTCAGCAGGGTGCTGGCGGCGCCCTATGCGACGATGTTGTTCGGTGACCTTGGTGCCGACGTGATCAAAGTAGAGCGTCCCGGGTCTGGTGACGACACCCGTCATTGGGGGCCACCGTTCACTGATGATCATGAGGCGACGTACTTCTTGTCGGTGAACCGCAACAAGCGATCGTTCACGGCCGATATGTCGGAACAGGCAGATCACGACGATCTGGTCGAGCTGATTCGGCGTGCTGACGTGTTGATCGAGAACTTTCGTCCCGGCACGATGGCACGGCACGGGTTGTCCTATGAGCAGCTCGCCGCGATCAACCCGCGGCTGGTGTATTGCTCGGTCACCGGGTTCGGCTCGGAAGGGGCAGCCGCCGCCCTGCCGGGCTACGACCTGCTGGTGCAGGCCGTGGGAGGACTGATGAGCGTTACCGGTCCGGGCCCGGGTGAGCCGGTCAAGGCCGGCGTTGCCTTGGTCGATGTGCTGACGGGCTTGCACGCTGCGATCGGTGTGCTGGCCGCCCTGCGTGCACGCGAGACCACCGGCAGGGGCCAGCTCGTCGAGGTCAACCTGCTCAGTACTTTGCTGTCCAGCATGGTCAACCAGAGCGTCGGCTACACGGCCGGGGGCGCGGTCCCCGGCATCCTGGGGAACCGGCATCCTTCCATCGCGCCCTACCAGCTGTTCCCGACTTCCGACCGGCCGGTCGTCATAGCGGTCGGCAACGACCGGCAGTTCGCGCAACTATGCGCGGCGCTTGGAATCCCCGAGGCAGGGAACGATCCCCGTTTCGCAACCAACACGGCCCGCGTCGCCCACATCGATGAACTGGATCGGACCATAGCGGCACGGACCGTGGAGCAGACTGCTGCCCACTGGTACCGGGTGCTGTCAGCCCATGGGATTCCCTGCGGTCCCGTCAACGACATCTCACAAGCGTTCGCCATGGCCAGCGAGCTTGGGCTGACTGCCCGTATCACCGTGGGCACCGACCAGGACAGCGTGGACCTTGCTGCCAACCCGATCACCCTGTCCGACACGCCGGTCTCCTACCTTCGGCGGCCACCACGGCTCGGGCAACACGCCGACGAAGTGCGCGCCTGGCTTAACGGTCCGCCTGCCATCGAACCCCCGCAACACCACCACAGCATCAACAACCAGCCAATGGGAGCACACCAGTGA
- a CDS encoding alcohol dehydrogenase catalytic domain-containing protein: MATMRAARLHKIGEPMSIDTIEVPKPRPTDVLVRVKAVGIVPNMANVINNWPTWFPHQPIPAFPAIFGLDPTGVVEEVGESVINVKPGDRVYVSPLRSCGSCYACSGGTPSRCRYYTLNGYFSTSRDGQRIFDLYPYGGFSEFMTAPQQALVKIPDNLPFELAARFGYIGTAYGALRLAGAGPGTVGLIDGITGTLGVAATVLCLSMGVAKILGTGRNEELLQRVKALAPGRIEVMNLGEQSSGEWAKARTRGDGAHFVISALGARADAATMVDSMRGVRRGGRVVNVGGVADEVPVDMKWLMDEQVQIIGSNWFTAAQGQEMADMIETGTLDLTYLETEAFPLSDVNTAISGRLKDPRGGFSNYVVIP, translated from the coding sequence ATGGCGACGATGCGCGCAGCCCGACTGCATAAGATCGGCGAACCCATGTCGATCGACACCATCGAAGTACCCAAACCCCGGCCCACCGACGTTCTGGTCAGGGTAAAGGCCGTCGGCATCGTGCCGAACATGGCAAACGTGATCAACAATTGGCCCACCTGGTTCCCCCACCAGCCCATCCCTGCCTTCCCGGCCATCTTCGGGCTTGATCCCACCGGGGTAGTGGAGGAGGTCGGAGAGTCGGTCATCAACGTCAAGCCCGGCGACCGGGTGTACGTGAGCCCGCTGCGATCCTGCGGCAGCTGCTACGCCTGTTCCGGGGGCACCCCCAGCCGCTGCCGCTACTACACCCTCAACGGGTATTTCAGCACCTCACGCGACGGCCAGCGGATCTTCGACCTCTACCCTTATGGCGGGTTCAGTGAGTTCATGACCGCGCCACAGCAGGCTCTGGTCAAGATCCCCGACAACCTTCCGTTCGAGCTGGCCGCACGTTTCGGCTACATCGGCACCGCCTACGGAGCGCTCCGACTGGCTGGCGCCGGACCGGGCACCGTGGGCCTGATAGACGGCATCACCGGGACGCTGGGTGTGGCCGCGACTGTGCTCTGCTTGAGCATGGGAGTGGCCAAGATCCTGGGCACGGGCCGCAACGAGGAGCTACTCCAGCGGGTGAAGGCACTGGCACCGGGCAGGATCGAGGTAATGAACCTCGGCGAGCAGTCGTCCGGGGAGTGGGCCAAGGCCCGGACGCGTGGCGACGGCGCCCACTTCGTGATCAGCGCCCTCGGGGCCAGGGCGGACGCCGCCACCATGGTCGACTCCATGCGGGGGGTCCGGCGCGGCGGACGCGTGGTCAACGTCGGCGGGGTTGCGGACGAGGTCCCGGTGGACATGAAGTGGCTGATGGACGAGCAGGTCCAGATCATCGGCTCGAACTGGTTCACTGCGGCCCAGGGGCAGGAGATGGCCGATATGATCGAGACCGGCACCCTCGACCTCACGTACCTGGAGACCGAAGCGTTCCCATTGTCGGACGTCAACACCGCCATCTCCGGACGGCTGAAAGACCCGCGCGGGGGCTTCAGCAACTACGTCGTCATTCCCTGA
- a CDS encoding acyl-CoA dehydrogenase family protein, translated as MDLATDYLDIDSLLSQQEIDLRSQVRQFVDDRIRPNINAWYEDAVFPQDLVKEMGSLGLLGMHLTGYGCGGRSAVEYGIAAMELEAGDSGIRTFVSVQGSLAMSAISKFGSEEHKQQWLPGMAAGELIGCFGLTEPTAGSDPANMLTRADRVGSGWVLNGAKRWIGLASIADVAIIWAGTEDGIRGFVVPTDTPGFLATPISEKLSMRASIQCDITLEDVHLPEGAVLPDVVGLRGPFSCLNEARYGILWGAMGAARDAYQTALAYANQRTQFGKPVSSFQLTQQKLVDMVLEIQKGTLVALQTGRLKDAGRLRPEQISFGKLNNVRQAIEICRSARTMLGGNGITLEYSPLRHANNLESVRTYEGTDEIHTLIMGRAITGVPSFS; from the coding sequence ATCGACCTCGCCACCGACTACCTCGACATCGACTCCCTGCTCAGCCAGCAGGAGATCGACCTGCGCAGCCAGGTCCGCCAGTTCGTCGACGACCGCATCCGACCCAACATCAACGCCTGGTACGAGGACGCGGTCTTCCCCCAGGATCTGGTCAAGGAAATGGGGAGCCTGGGCCTGCTGGGCATGCACCTGACGGGGTATGGCTGCGGCGGCCGCAGCGCCGTCGAGTACGGGATCGCAGCCATGGAGCTCGAAGCCGGCGACTCCGGCATCCGCACCTTCGTGTCGGTGCAGGGATCGCTGGCCATGAGCGCGATCTCCAAGTTCGGTTCCGAGGAGCACAAGCAGCAGTGGTTGCCTGGCATGGCCGCGGGTGAGCTGATCGGCTGCTTCGGCCTCACCGAGCCAACCGCGGGCAGCGATCCCGCCAACATGCTCACCCGGGCCGATCGTGTTGGGTCGGGCTGGGTGCTGAACGGAGCCAAACGCTGGATTGGTCTCGCCTCCATCGCCGACGTTGCGATCATCTGGGCGGGCACCGAGGACGGCATCCGCGGCTTCGTCGTGCCTACCGACACCCCGGGCTTCCTGGCCACCCCGATCTCCGAGAAGCTTTCGATGCGCGCCTCCATCCAGTGCGACATCACCCTGGAGGACGTCCATTTGCCTGAGGGCGCCGTACTGCCCGACGTGGTCGGTCTCCGTGGTCCTTTCTCCTGCCTTAACGAGGCGAGGTACGGCATCCTGTGGGGCGCCATGGGAGCCGCCCGTGACGCTTACCAGACCGCCTTGGCGTACGCGAACCAGCGGACCCAGTTCGGCAAACCGGTCTCCTCGTTCCAGCTCACCCAGCAAAAGCTGGTGGACATGGTCCTGGAGATCCAGAAGGGAACGCTCGTGGCCCTCCAGACCGGGCGGCTCAAGGACGCCGGCAGGCTGCGACCGGAGCAGATCTCCTTCGGCAAGCTAAACAACGTCCGCCAGGCGATCGAGATCTGCCGTTCCGCCCGCACTATGCTCGGCGGAAACGGGATCACCCTCGAATACTCACCGCTGCGGCACGCCAACAATCTCGAAAGCGTGCGCACCTATGAGGGGACCGACGAGATCCATACGCTGATCATGGGCCGCGCGATCACCGGCGTCCCGAGCTTCTCGTAG